A window from Carassius carassius chromosome 40, fCarCar2.1, whole genome shotgun sequence encodes these proteins:
- the LOC132122013 gene encoding transcription factor A, mitochondrial-like — MMAPFSLMSVGANLLVKSLGLFSSASVVRCSCVAPVLKSFSTTTGGPPKRPLTAYMTYVKEIHPTISRQNPGVKNVDIVRKLAQQWKVLTPEQKQPFQDASSASREQYKLALEKYKAQLTPEQTAALAVEKRQKVAKRKAIRRKKELNSLGKPKRPRSAFNIFMSEHFEEAKGTTMQTKMKSLRDDWERFSKTQKQMYIQLAEDDRVRYKNEIKSWEEHMIEIGREDLVRRKERRAIKAKITNDIKKKSKVTVVKAKAPKKKTGTAVKKTVKSTKK, encoded by the exons ATGATGGCTCCGTTCAGTTTGATGTCAGTCGGTGCAAATCTTTTGGTAAAATCTTTGGGTTTGTTCTCGAGTGCATCTGTTGTGAG GTGTTCATGTGTTGCTCCAGTGTTAAAGAGTTTTAGCACCACAACCGGGGGTCCACCCAAGAGACCACTGACAGCATACATGACATATGTGAAAGAGATACATCCCACCATCAGCAGACAAAATCCAG GAGTCAAAAATGTGGATATTGTCCGAAAGTTAGCACAGCAGTGGAAAGTTCTGACTCCTGAACAGAAGCAG CCATTTCAGGATGCATCTTCAGCATCCAGGGAGCAATATAAGCTTGCTCTGGAGAAATACAAAGCCCAACTGACTCCTGAACAAACTGCTGCTCTTGCAGTAGAAAAACGACAAAAAGTAGCTAAAAGAAAAGCAATTAGGAGAAAGAAG GAGCTGAACAGTCTTGGCAAGCCGAAACGCCCCAGGAGCGCCTTCAATATCTTCATGTCAGAGCACTTTGAGGAGGCGAAAGGAACTACTATGCAG ACGAAGATGAAGTCTCTGAGAGACGACTGGGAGCGTTTCAGTAAAACACAGAAACAA ATGTACATTCAGCTGGCAGAGGATGACAGAGTCCGTTACAAGAATGAAATCAAATCGTGGGAGGAGCACATGATAGAGATTGGAAGGGAAGACCTTGTTCGGAGAAAGGAGAGGAGAGCCATCAAAGCCAAAATCACTAATGACATCAAGAAGAAATCCAAAGTAACAGTGGTAAAGGCAAAAGCACCAAAAAAGAAGACTGGAACAGCAGTGAAAAAGACTGTGAAGAGCACCAAGAAGTGA
- the LOC132122012 gene encoding DNA-directed RNA polymerase III subunit RPC4-like, protein MCEHGDVDGDAEASSSDTLRASFSVGRALPPGRISLNPPPPGRLTSLRSRDLTLGGYKKKTFVPNVHSVRKTKDELQKETHTAPKKERREREDRQRERRRREKPQTIQSHSIFEQGPADTYRKLGHWSGSNLSDCDPALVTKCIKKEKKNAEDDDNEILQKLQRDDFLDDPGLKNDPKQRPIRLPLYQSCNFLSTDATSSFKEDTAPDNALKSAKAEQKYPVPVRHTSACPQQPTVGELFQQLSVSDKEELLFIQLPDILPGQPKTLSPEKPRKEGKTQDKRSSQMKALDQPDKASVPVLSDFSEGLIGKLQIRKSGKVQLVMGNVTLDVSEGAAFSFLQQLVCVRMSEGLTGDMTVLGNITHKLVCSPDFETLLQEAKLPSDPRSASKS, encoded by the exons ATGTGTGAACATGGAGATGTGGATGGGGATGCAGAAGCGAGCTCATCTGACACTCTCAGAGCTTCTTTTTCTGTGGGTAGAGCTCTGCCACCAGGCCGAATCTCACTGAATCCACCCCCACCAGGCAGACTGACCTCCCTGCGCTCCAGAGATCTGACCCTGGGTGGATACAAAAAG AAAACTTTTGTACCAAATGTTCACTCTGTTCGCAAAACTAAAGATGA GTTACAGAAGGAGACACACACTGCACcaaagaaagagagaagagagagggaagacagacaaagagagagacGGCGACGAGAAAAACCTCAGACCATTCAGTCTCACTCCATCTTTGAGCAGGGTCCAGCAGACACCTACAGGAAGCTAG GTCATTGGAGCGGTTCTAACCTGAGTGATTGTGATCCTGCACTCGTCACTAAATGCattaaaaaggaaaagaaaaatgcaGAGGATGATGATAATGAAATTTTACAAAAACTCCAACGGGATGAT TTTTTGGATGACCCTGGATTAAAAAATGATCCCAAGCAAAGGCCAATCAGACTTCCACTCTATCAGTCATGCAACTTCCTGTCAACAGATGCAACTAGTTCAT TTAAAGAAGATACAGCACCTGATAATGCACTGAAATCAGCCAAAGCTGAGCAGAAATACCCTGTGCCAGTGAGGCACACGTCTGCATGTCCGCAGCAGCCAACGGTTGGTGAGCTGTTCCAACAGCTGAGTGTTTCGGATAAGGAAGAACTACTGTTTATTCAACTTCCTGATATCTTACCTGGTCAACCTAAAACCTTGAGCCCAGAGAAACCCAGAAAGGAAGGCAAGACCCAAGATAAGCGCTCTTCACAAATGAAAGCTCTG GATCAGCCTGATAAAGCCTCTGTACCTGTGCTGTCAGACTTCTCAGAGGGTCTGATTGGAAAACTGCAGATTAGAAAATCTGGTAAAGTTCAGCTGGTCATGGGAAATGTTACATTAGATGTCTCAGAGGGAGCGGCCTTCTCTTTCCTACAG CAACTAGTCTGTGTGCGGATGTCGGAGGGCCTGACCGGAGACATGACTGTGCTTGGAAACATCACACACAAACTGGTGTGTTCACCTGATTTTGAGACTTTGCTACAAGAAGCCAAACTGCCATCTGATCCCAGATCGGCTTCAAAGTCTTGA